The Rhinolophus sinicus isolate RSC01 linkage group LG13, ASM3656204v1, whole genome shotgun sequence sequence cctgctccctgccccccgAGCCCTAGCTGCCTGCTCTGCCACTTCTGGTCCGTGTTCCTGGGCAGGGTCCAGCCAGAGCAGCACTTATGGGGCCCCGTCTTGCACCTTTGGAATGTCCCTGAGTAGGTCATGGTATCTGGGGAAGCCTCTCCGGGGAGGGGAATGAAGCAGGCGGCTTAGTCCTCTTAGCAGCTGACCCTCTTCCTGCTCACTGACTCCGACAACTCTGTCCTTTCTGGCTTCTTTCTGACCCTTTCGCACTCCTCCCATTGCCATGTTCTTGAGACACTGGCTCCCCAACCTGGCAGGTGTGTGGAGTCACCTGGATGCTTcaacaagagagaaagatgttGTTTGGCCCTGTCCCTGGAGCGTGTGTAActgggtgtgggtggggctggcacCCGGCCTGCCTGGACACCCACACGGAGAACCGGACGTGTGTGATGGGCTTGCCGAAAGCTCCCGAGTCATTTTCAGTTCCTTTTTGGCTGACCCTGGAGACCTGCTTTTTGGATTTTCTCGGGCGATGATGTATTTCCTTAGAAATCAGAGAAAGAGTGGATGTCATTAAAAGACAAAGGCAGGTTGCAGAGCGGTCAGTCTCTGTCAGAAAGTGCTGACCCTCTTCACTGTGTCTTGTTTCCCACAGGCGGACTGGATCTCATCTTCATGCCTGGTCTGGGCTTTGACAAGCAAGGCAACCGCTTGGGGAGGGGCCGGGGCTACTACGACGCCTACCTGACGCGCTGTGTGCAGACCCAGCGCTCGAAACCCTACACCGTGGCCTTGGCTTTCAGCCAGCAGATTTGTCCCCAGGTCCCCACGGACGAGAGCGACGTGAAGGTAGATGAGGTGCTTTACGAAGACCCCTCAGCCTCTTAAGTCCTGAGGCCGCAGCCGGGCAGCGCCATGTGCCCGGAAACCTGTGCCACACGAGATGCGTTTGCCCCGTGTCAGAAATCAGTTGATCGCCTTCTAATGGGAATATGGACTGCATTGTTTTCAGTATCATTATAAAACACCTAACATAAaaccatctttaaaaattaatagacttgTGAATAGTAGAACATTAATTAAAATGGAGGCTATCACCATACGCGTCTCAGCTTAATTTCCTGGTGTGAATGTGACAAGTTGATCTTTCTGCTTTTCAgtttaagttaaatatttatgagaaacTGTGCTCCAACTCAGAGTGTGGAAGGAAGGTGAAGTCGTCTGGAGAGGACACGGTGTCACTAAGTCCTGTCATGGGCCTGGTCAGTCTCGGGCAGGTATGTGGAGACTCGGCAGTTATTCCTTGATTTGTTGGTGTTTGCTTGTGTACAAAGTTCCCAAGAATATTCCACCATTTCATCTTGACTTCATTGACTCACCCTGAACTTTTGTGTCTGACACCGTGGTTTCTGATGGTTAATGGACTGAAATCTTTTATGCTTCAAATAATTCAATTCAGCTGATTTGTTCCCATCCGTGCTGTTCTGTGTGTCAGTCACTTAGGAATTTAAGACCTGATACCCTGTAAGTTCGAAaccatttctgtttatttgcgGTGTCTGCTTTGGAAATGAAATCTGCTCTGGGCTGTAGGCTGGCAGATGGCACCCCCGTTAGGGAGCGCTAATTCTGTGAGGGGAGGTCTGGTTATACCCGACACCCAGGAGTCTTCTTAGGCGCTGCtccctccctcacagccctcgCCCAGCCTGTCACCAGGTCCTGCTGACTGTGCCCCGAAATGCCTCCCACACCTGCTCTCTGCTCCGCACAGGTCCTCTGCCTTTCTGAGCTCCCCTGGGCGCAAGGCTCCGACCTGGCTTCCCTCCCTGCAGTCGGACCCTCTCCAGTTTATTTCCCAACCACAGAGGCATCTCATAAAACATGAATCTGACCGTGAAGCTCCCTGATTAGAACCTTCCGGGGGATGGCCAAGTGCCTTCCCTTTGTACAGAGACCCTTACGTAAGCGACGTCTCCCGCCTGTGTTTCTCTCGCCTCTTTCCCCACTCCCACTGATACAGACACACAGGCAGTGCCTGTGCATTGTGGCTCCCTCTGCCCTTCGCTGCTTCCTCTGGCTGCACTGCCCTTCTCTGGTTCATCTGGAAAACTCCCGTTTctccttcaagactcagctccggtgtcacctcctctgtgaattCTTCCTCTCCACTGCCAGGCGCTTAGCGTTTCCTTCCCATCGCCCTCCTTACCACTTTGTCCTACATACCAAGTGTCCGCGGTcatgcctgcccctcccccagatgGTCAGCTCCAAGGAGCAGGAATATGCCTGTATTTCTCACACTCAGTAGGTACCTAGACGTGTCGTGGGGGCCTGAGCATTTTTTTGGATGAGGTACTTGAATACATTCAGAGTATTTTCGTTGAAAACATGGATCCATATTCTTTGGATAATAACATGATTTGATGTTTTTATGCACAACagtaaaaacacttaaaatgtcAATTGACCTAAAATTGGACTTGCACAGTACAGTATGTACAGTGAGAAATGGGAGGGAAACCGTTTCTGTAAGGTATAAAATCCTGTCCCTGTGCTGTTTAAAAATCGGAAGTGTTACTTCCACCGCGAGCTTCAGGTGACTGGTCTGAAACGGCTGTAAAGCTGAGCTGCTGCAGGCCTGCAGGCTTGAGCATCGCCGAATGGTACCTTCTGCGGGAGAGCCTTCCTGCCCCCGCCCCAGCTCCCGCAGTGCAGGCGGAGTGCAGCCAACTGGCCGGGAGACGCAGGGGCTGCAGCCCTGGAGACCAGTCACGGGCAGTGGTCATTGTGCCGAGGACactggaaagggaaagaaaaccccTGACAATGCAGATGTTGACGACCTGTCACTCTGGTCAGGacacaggcagaggctgaggaCGAGGCCCGGGGCCCTGGGAGCAACGCGACTTGGTGAGGGTCTCAGGTGAGCAGACAGTCCAGGAAGGGAGAGCAGCGAGGTCTGCACAGAAGGAGGAGTTGGGTCTGGCAGGGCCCCAGCAGGGGTCTGTGGTCGTGGCCGGGTCTGTGGACTGCTTCCTGTAACTATTACAGAAAGTAAACTGTCAAGTTCTAGCCCACCCAAGAGGTACCAGTAAGAGCagcattccttccttcattcattcattcacgcaGCCCTGCCAACTACGCGACTGACAAACGCGCACAGGAGTGGGTGGCTGCGTGCGTAGCTCACTTCCTGGTCCCAgtgttgtttccttttctcttagaGATCATGGGCGGCTCAGTCAGTGTGGCCCCGTTGCGTGTTCATTGCACGTTTCCGTGCTGTCTCCTCCACAGCCCGCGAGCACCTCGTAGGCAAGTTCTCTGCCACAGCTGTGCCTTCCCCGGGACCCACCACAGCCCCAGCACCGAGTAAGTGGCCAGTGAATTGTTGATGAGGGAGCGGCCCGTGTGTGTGTCGCCAGTCGTGTCTGAGTTTTCTTGGGGGGAGAAGTCACATGTGCCGGCTGAGGTGAAGCTCTCGGTAGAGGGTGTCTTTGCTAAGGCAGGATGGCATCCAGACCCGGGGGCAGCAGCCGGGGAGTGACCCCCGGGCCATCGGGGTACGCAGCATGGGAGCCTGGTTTGCTGACCGGCTCTTGCTTGGCTTCGCCTTACAGGGGATCAGTGTCCCCCCAGGCGGGCCCAGTCTCAGCACAAGTTCTGCCAGACTGGCTAGGAGGGCCCTGCCTATGGGGTGCGTATGCCTTCTATGCACCGGGAACCCCCAAACGTCACTGTCCTCTGAGAGGGCGGACACGGGGCTCAGAGGGAGGGTAGGTGAAGAATCAGCTCCGTAAATGGTTGGGGGTTGGGGCTTAGAGGTGGGGCTTCCCAGTGCCTGACTCCTGCACTGGACTCACCCATCCTGCAGCCACTGTGAGCACCTGGCCTCCCTCAGGGGCGGGGAAGTGCACAGTGGCTACTTTGCATATGTTTACATACATTAGCATATGCTGGGTTTTTTCCAACTCCAAGAGGTATCACTGCATCCTTCtctcagaagaggaaatgaggccAAGGTCATGTTCCCAGTGAGTGGTGGTTCAGGATTTGCACCGTCTTCTCTGACTGGACAGCCCATGTCCTTTCCAGGGCCCCGCACCCCATCTTCATGTGTGGGTGAAGGGGTACGCCTGGCTCTTCCTGAGCCCTCCCATGTTCTGTCCTGGGTTCCTGGGGCCACAGGCTCATCGGGCACTGTTGCTTGAGTTCCCTCAAGAGCCTGAGTCCACAAAGGCTCCCGCAGCTGTGGGGCAGCTGTGAAGAGACAGGCAGCCCCCCGTCTGCCTAAGACGGGAAGACGGGCCAGGCTCCCTGCCTGCGGAGGCGAGGCTGCTGTTAGCAGGCCTTGGACGCTGCCCCGAAGGTCTGAGCAGGCCTCACACGGGGGCCACCTGGGCCAGGGGAGGGCAGCCACCCGTCAGGTCTGCAGAAGCCAGCTGCTTCTCCCTGGGGAGCCAGCTGGGCTGCGGCAGCTCAGGATGCACTTGCACCCTGAAGTTTGCTTCTGTCTGGTGACCCCACACTCTGCCAGTCATCAGCCGCTGCTCTGCTCTGTTGGACTCGGGGAGAGGTCACAGGAGCCATGTTTAGGCCCGTGGGGTCCGTGTGTGggacctggggggggggggcggatgCATGGAGAGAGTAGTTAGGAAGAGGACGCAGGACATAGCAGTTACAAATATAGGCCCTAAAGTCATGATCTgggggttcaaatcctgccccccctccccacttattaactgtgtggccttgtatggtacttaacttctctgaacctctctAAAATGGGGAATGGTGGTCATAGCTACCTGAGAGCTTTGTGGAGGAACCACTTAATACGGTGCCGGGCACACAGTAAGTTGGATAAATGGTATAGCCTTGAGCCCACGTTTAGAATCAGAGGTCTGTGACtcagttctagaatttttatttgatttttaaaaaccacattttaatTCTCTGCTAAAATTCTCCATCTTGTCCTTCATTTTCTTGGACATAATTAATCTCAGTTATTGTGAAAGTCTCTGTCTGATCGTTCCAGTACTGCAGTCTCGTTGGGTCTCcctatgtctatttttttcttactttttggcTTTTCACATCTCCTGGTGTGCTTTGTAATTTGTTCATTGAATGTCAGATACTGTGTATGAAAAATTGTGAGCTGGTCTGAGGCTCTGGATGGTGCCACCTTCCTCCCGAGAGGGCCGACTGTTGCTTTTGGAAGTTGAGCTCGGGCAGACTGTCGTCATCCAGTCTGGGATGGAGCCTGTTGGAAGCTGGGCTTCAGGCTTTGTTAGTCCTTATTCCTAGGTTTTGGATCCCACCGGAAAGCTTGGGGTGCATGCCAGGGCCCCCCCTTCTTGCCCTGAGTCCCCACTTCTACTCCCCCAGCTTGCTGAGATGACAGAAACTCTGCTTAGCCCCACAGCCTCTTGGCTGCAGgctctcctttgtttctcctctTGGATTCTGCACTCGTCAGTTTCTACAAAGCACGACTTCTCGGCTTTTAGATTTTTCTAAGAATCAGCAAATGCTTCAAGGCAGAAGCTGTGCCATACAGCAGCTTCACCgctgtgatttcttctttctgtgaTCTCGGTACCTTAAGACCTCACCACATTTGATAGCTCTCTGATGCTTCTAAACAGAATTCAAAGTAGATATTGTCTTGTGCGTCATTTCTGTTTGCTGTTGATGGAAGAGCTGGTCTGTGGAAGTTAGGCTGCCGCAGGCAGAAAGGCAACTCCTTGGGTGGATGTGCTGATCTCCTCGGCATTCGGGAGGAAAAGTGAGGGCCAAGTCAGCTCCTTGCCAGAGCATAAGAACCAGCTGAGGCCCTTGGTTAAAAGTGTGTTTCCTGGTCCTACCCTCGTCATACGGACGGACAATCCCCAGGAAAAAGACTGGTACTTTGTAGCTCTAACAAGTGCTTCTGACAAAGGCACACTTGGGAAACACTGAAGAAGGGGCTCTCTGGGGCCCTAAGCAAATTCCAGGCTCCCCAGTGACCCCACCTGCCAATAGCCTGCTTGGGAGAAGCAGCCCTGTTGCTCTGATGTGCAGAGAGGGATGGTGCTGCCTTTACCGCCACCCCAGATTTAGTTTGCATTCTGCAGCTCCAAGTGTGAGCTTCCTTTCCTGAATAATTTCCAATTTCTTCCTTAGACATTTTaatcagagatgaaaaatgaTTGGTCTTTTGCCAGCATTTCAGCATAAGAGGATGTTATTCGCCTCTTAAAGGTACATTAATTTGCGGTGAATTTAGTGCAGAAGGCGGGGTGATGTTGTAGAGACGGACCTGGGATCCGGATAAGGGGTGAGCTCAGGGCACTGGGTGGCCCTAAGTTGTAGGAGGCACTTGCcacctcccctcttccctccactAATGCGAGTTGCCTTTGCCCGCTTGTTATCCTCCAAACTGCCAGTCGTGGGGCTGGCAGGCCGTTCTGAACGTCACCACTGCCATCCTCTCTGACCCGGCCGGCTCCTCTGCCAGCTCCCGGGACTCCCCACTGCCCTGCGAGGCCCTGATGAGACCTTCCTGCATGAATTCCTCCCCTCGTATTCTTCCCTCGTTCCTGTTTCTTCTCCTCACCccactctcctcctccttcctgctccctgtTCCAGAACCAGGGTGGGCTGAGCACCCTCTCGCACTGCCTCTCTCTGGCCCAGCTCCCTCCAGAAGCACCTCTCAGCCATGGTGGAGCTCAGAcgggggagagggggcagagTTGTCGCCTTCCCTGTCTCTGGTTCTCTGGGCCAGGCAGCAAGAACAGTTGTCAGGCTCTGTGGCTCAGAGGACGACTCGGGAGGTCTCTCGTCCTGACCCACAAGGTGCCCAGCAAGTGCCACTCagatcaacaagaaaacaatgaaatgtgCCCAGTGGAAAAAGCGAAAAGGACCAGAAAAGGTAATCCATAGAAGGAGAGACACAAGGAGCCATAAATACatgagaaatgcagaatttcaggtATCAAAGAAACGCGAATCGAGCCACGTGAGTGGGAGAGCGCCTCAGCGCGCAGGTGCCGCGTTTAGGCTGTGACGCAGGAGACGGACTGTCCCATGCTGCTGCGGGAGTGTACGCTTTGCTTCTGGAGAGCAAGTTGGCAAAACGGAACAAAAATCTTATAATTGTCCATGATTTTTGACCCTGCGTTTTCACTCTCCCAGTGAAACAGTGCAAGCTGTCGGCAGAGGGTTTTGCTGCTCCTGGGGGCTGTCCCAGGGGTTGTCCACCGGAGGTGCAGTGCAGGGTGCTGGTGGCCAGGCACTGGGCCTGGAGCCCCATCCACTGGGCGGGGGGAGACTTGCGTGTCTTCTAAGGCCGGGAGCAGGCATTGCAGGCATTACAGGAGGGCGCAGAAACAGAGGTTTGACCCAGGCAGGCTAGTGTGCAAGGGGCTGGTCTGCATGGACACAAAACAGGCCGCAGTGGAGAGCAGGTAACAGATGGACCAATCCAGATGTAAGGTGGAAAACGAGCTCCCGAAAGTGAAAATCGAGCAGTTGACTTCCTGCTCACTAACAGGTCGAAGCCTAATCTTTAAAACGGATGTCCTGATGTGAGGGCGCCCCAGGTGGTAATTTCAGCCGTCACTGACATGGTTTATCTCCTCCATAAATACCCTTTCCTCTGACAGAAAAGCACAGCTCTGCTGCCCACGGGCCATTCTCGTCCTGAGTGCGCCCTGAGCTGAACTCCCGTTTTATGGATGGGGCTCAGTAGGAAACTGCAGACCCACTGTTTTGTCACATTCCTCTTAATTACTGCATATTCCCAATTTTATTACCCAATTATGGCTGGGATTAAAGTTCACCAAACTACTGGTTTTATGTGAAATTCCTTCATTTCCAAAAGATCAGAGGAACATTAAAGAACAAATGGAACATTCGGTTGCAGGTGACACAGGTTGATTTATCATTGATCTTGCATAAACAGCCAAGCCGGCGGAGGCTTTCCCCAGCATAATAGGTCTGTGTATGCAGTGTTCTGTATAGCTTTTCATCTCAgccttgaaaacaaaaatacaatatacCCCTGGTGGGAGCCATAATTTCGCTGGATGTATAGTGCTTTAGGCTCCACAGCGCCCAGCCAGTCTGTTATAGCAGATGGATGAGAGCCCACGGTTTCACGAAATTGCTTTTGAATATTTGCAGAATGACCTTTTCCCACCCCGTCTCACCCAAATGCCTTAACTCCTTCCACACAGATGGAAAGATGCTATGCCGGGCCACGCTCCTGCAAGGCCCAGTTGAAACATCACATCTTTTTCTTGGAAACCTTCCCTGACATGTTCCCCACCATCGAAAACCTCTTTCCCCTGCAGTTCCCTTccggaaaggaaaggggaaggaccGGAGGCACCTACTGGGTGACGTTACCGAGTGTCGCAGCCGGTCGGCGGTGGTGCCGGGTTGTGGTCCGGTCGGGCTGCCTGTAGAGCCTCTGCTCCCACACCGCTGAGCGCACTGGGCCCCCGTGTGCCGTTCGCGCCTTTCCTGCGCTCAGCAGGAGCGCCAGCTGTGGTGTACCTGGTGCACGCCTCTCCCACCAGGGCGCCCAGCGCACCTGCCTTTGGGAGACCACAGTGCGTCGGGCAGGTGCGCTCAGACGCATGCTGGCACGCAGTGAGCACCACGGAAGTGCCGACGCCAAGTTAACGTAAGGCTTCCCCCCGGACCATTGTTCCGTGTACAGTCCaggggcattaagtacattcacatcgTTGTATAGCCATCGCCACCATCACCTCCAGAACTCTCgtttccccaaactgaaactgtccccattCATCACTAGTTCCCGTGctccctccttccagcccctgctGACCAGCCTTCTACTTGCTGTCTCTGAGTGAATGACCGAGCACTCTGGGTGCCTCCTGTAAGTGGGATCACACAGCATTTGCTCTTTTGTgcctggtttatttcactcagcgtcGTATCctcaaggttcctccatgttgtagcgGGTGTCAGGGGTTCCTCCCTGTAAGGCTGAGTGACGCTCCATTGTGTACACGTCACGTTTGGTTTATCCGTTCATCGATCGGTGGACGATTGTGAATCATGCTGCTGTGAACGCGCGTGTGCAAATAGctgtttgagaccctgctttcgcTTCTTTTGGGTGGGTACCAGATGGGAGTTGCGGTGGCATCGTGTGGTAATTCTGTTCATCTTTGGAGGAATAGCCACAGGAGCTGCCCATTCGACATTCCCAGCAGCACGAGAGTTCCCGTTGCTTCACACCCTCACTCACCAGCCTgtgttattttctctctctctctcttttaataaCAGCCGTCCGATGGACGTGAAGTGCTACctcattgtggtcttgatttgcatgAAGTAAAAATTTAAGTATTGGGTATGTGAGGTTCGAGATTCTTCTGAGACATCCCCTGGAGGTGTCAGGCAGACCGTGGATATCAGGCTGGCATTGAGAAGAGAGGTGGGGTGAGAAGCTGCCATTTAGGAGCCACCAGCGCAGGGGTGACTGCATAGCCCAGGCCGTAGGAGGTCACTGAGAGTGAAGACGGTTCCCAGACTGGGTCTTGTGGAAATGCACCAAACGGAGGGTGCGGGGGAGGCAAGCAGTGCCTACTAGGGAGGGAGAGCCAGTGCCGAAAGAGGAGGGAGATGAGGGGGGACACCGCGGAATTCCAGGCGGGACGTGTCCTGACCAGCACGGGAGAGCTGCGGGGGGCGTGAAACATGCTGTCCCGGTCTGCAGTCCCAGCCTGCGGAAGTGCCACCGTACTTCCCTGTTTTAAGTGGGTGCAGGACGGTCTCAGACCTGCCCAAGTCTCTTCCCAGAATGACCAGGCATCAAAACCGTCGTGTCCAGCAGAGGGAGCGCTTGCAAACTGGGATGGTTTCCTTGGCTCTGCGAGTGTCCTGATATTTAGAAAAGCACATCGTTTAGGGCTTGCCTTGGCTGCGTGTAACCGGAAACTCATCCAACGGTGGCTTCACTTCACACACAAGAATTAGTTTTCCACATGTGATGAGAATCCTGAAGACGTCTGTTCAGGGTCGGTGCAGCTGCTTAAGGGAGAGACCGCGTGTCTACTTCCTTTGGCTCCCTGCTTGGCCATTCTTAGCTTGTGGGTTTTATCCTCCTGGTCGCAAGACGGCTGCTGTCCCTCTAGCCATCACTTTGacattccaggcaggaagaagggagacAAGCAAAGGCACAGGCCTGTGTGAGCTGAGTCGGCACTGCTTCCCCT is a genomic window containing:
- the MTHFS gene encoding 5-formyltetrahydrofolate cyclo-ligase isoform X2; this translates as MPDEIETEEIIKDIFQRGKTCFIPRYQSQSNHMDMVKLASPEEISSLPRTSWNIHQPGEDEDREEALSTGGLDLIFMPGLGFDKQGNRLGRGRGYYDAYLTRCVQTQRSKPYTVALAFSQQICPQVPTDESDVKVDEVLYEDPSAS